DNA from Sulfurimonas gotlandica GD1:
GTAATATAGAATTCTATATATGGAAAAGAGCCAGAGAATCTTCAGAAATATATGAATATCTTAAAAGAAACATGCCTAAATCTATGCCAAGTAGTTCGAGGTTTTTACTTCATAAAAACAAGATAACTAGTAAAGAACTTCAATTTTATTTGCCGTACGAAAAACAAAAAGTCCTTGTTCTATCAAATTCTTTACAAACACTTGGCGTATTTAAGGGTGAAGTAAATGAATCACTTGATAAATGGAACTTCTTTTGTTTTACAAAAATATCTCTTTTGGATGCTTGGGTGCATAGTAATATACCTGATAAAATAATCATTGATTACAAGTTTAGAAGCTCTGTATTTGATGATGGTATTGAGTTTTTAAAATTAGCTCTTAAACAGTATCCTATTATGAAAGATGCTGTTACTATGGATCAGCTCTATTTTATTGCAAATAAAAATGATTATGAAAAACTAAGGAAATATAAAAGTACTCATAACTTCTCAATAATTGAAGAACCTTTAACTTTAAATGGGATTTATGAGACTCTTGTATACGACTAAGGCTAGAAAATCAAATTTTTAATTATAAGTTTATTAATCTTTTTTGGGCTAATTTTAGATGCTAAAACACTATCTAGAACTCAGGTCATTATGTCAACATTTATAACTATATCTGTTGATGAAAAAGATACACATCTAGTTGAACATGGTTTTAAAATCATGAAAGACATAGAAGCATCTCTTTCTTCTTATAAAAAAAGTGCTGTGATTTACATGTTAAACAGAGATAAGAAAGTAAAGCTGGACAACTACTCATATCAAGCTTTGAAGCAAAGCAGAGAACTATATAAAAATAGTGATGGCTACTTTGATATAACTGTTGGATCTATTACTAAAGATTTGTATCATTTTGGAGAGGAAGAACGTCTTGCATCTATCAAAGAGTTAAACGATGCAAAGGTAAACTTTAGAGGAATTCATTTCTCTAAAAATGAAGCCTCTTTAGATGATGGTATAAAAATTGATCTTGGTGGAATAGGTAAAGGTTTTGGGGTTGATAAGGTAGCAGGCTATTTTAGAGCAAATAGTGTAGAAGCTCGCATCTCTGCAAGTGGAGATATACGCTGTTTGGATGTCTGCTCTATAGATGTGCAAGATCCATTTTCTGATGCTAAACTGCTCTCTTTTAAAACATCTAAAAAAGATTTAGGCATTACTACGAGCGGAAACTACAACAGATATGTAAAGAGTATAAAGAACAACCATCTAATCAATCCAAAACTAAAAAGATCACAGACCAAATTTGTATCGATAACTTTAATAGGAAGTATTAGTAGTAGTTTTCTTGACGCTTATGCAACTGCAGCTAGTGTAATGCCACCTAAAAAAGCTTATGAGTTTTTAGACTCACAAGAGCTTGCATACATAGTTTTACAAAGTGACGGAGATATGAAAATAAGCTCAAATATTGGCGAATATACAAACTCTTTAGTCATAAACAATGCTGTGAAGAAGTAGCCAAGATACATAAAGAATAAGAGCTAAAAAAACAAAAAACGATAAGAGTTTTAAAAATGCTGCAAACTCAAAACCGTTTACTATGAGCATCGGTGTAAAAATCTCCAGTATTGCAGTTAAAAAAGTAAGGTAGATAACTGTTAAAGTGCTTTTTTTATATCTGAGTTTTGTAAAGACTAAAAAGTGCAAAAGCACCATAGAGATAAGTCCAAATGAAAATATATGCGGCAAGGCAGTTTTGAGTATACCGCTTGTACTCTTTGTAGGTATAAATTTGTCCTCATTACCTAGATAATAATCAACTACTTCCCCGTAGCTAAAGCCTATCTTATACTCAAAAAGCATAACTGCACTAGATATTAGGAGTAGTGAAAAAACAAGATAGTAGATGATAGAGAGTTTATACGCCTTTTGCATAAAGCTTCCAAAATGAATATAAAATCATATAAACAGCACTTAGATGCCAGATGAAAAAAGTAATAATGTATAGGTAAATAAATATTGCAGATACAAAGTAGGCAAGGGCGATAGCTGTCAGAGAAGTTATAGCACTAATCATAAGAGTATTAGTCATAAAAGTTCTGCTTCTATTAGCTAGACGGATAAAAACTGCACTAAGAGTAAGAAGTACCATCATCATAAAAAATATCTCTACATGCCAGAACTCTAAAAATGAAGCTTTTGTAATAGGGTCTATAAAATTTTCTTCACTTCCAAATAGTGTGATATTTATTGTCTCTACAGATATGCCAAAACCAAAAGATTTAACTAGAACATCTGAGATAATATATAGAAGTATAAAGCTTAGAAAACCAGTGAGAATAAGTCTCATGGCATTATCTTTTTTTATGTTGTTTATGAGAGTAAACTTCACTACTTAGCCTTTAGCATCTCATTATAAAAAGCAAATGCAAGTCGTGAAGAGTCTGTTATGCTTCTAGCACTAAGTGTTGCGCCTGTTATTGTAGGTATTTCTCTACCCACGTTTAGTTGTTTGTCTGTAGGTACATTTTCAAACTGAGAAGTCCATTTCTTTGATGGTATATATTCCATTGGTTCATTAAAGGCAATAATCTCTATGCTTAAAAGAGTTGAGTTTGTTGAGATAAGATACATAACAACAGCATTTTTAGAGCGGACTTTTTTGTTGATAATAACTCCAAAACCTAGTGTTTTATCACCTTGTATAGCTTTAAAAGTTTTGAATATCTTGCTGTCTAGTTTTACTTTCGCGTTATTTTGAATAATTTTTGCTTGTTCATTGTTTAGTAAAATATTGTTTTTAACTATAGTCGCATTAGTTCCGAAACTCTGTTTCATCGCATCTATAGGAGAAATCAACATATTTGCACTTAGTTCAATCGATATAAGTATAAAAAGCGTAAGGTATATTTTTTTCATATTAGTTTTCTTTATTTAAAGTTTTTAGGATTGTATATGATTCTTTTTCAATTGTCAATTATGAATATCAATAAAAAGAGGTTTGCATGGTCTCGGATGCAAACCTCTGTGTTAAACAGGAGAATGTTTTACGTTTTAGAAAATAAATCCCATAGAGATACTTGTAGTATCTGAATCAACTGCACCTTGGCTTGCCATTGCATAGTCAAGTTTTAGTACAACTTGCTCATGAGGAAAGTAGTTTATACCGACTGTAGTTGTATCAAGTCTGTCTCCAGAAGTTCCATCAGCTCTCTCTTCTTCAGGATTGATACTCTCATATTGAACAAAGATAGGAAGTTGTTTTTTTATAGAAGTTAGAGATAAAACATCAAAACTTGCATTTACAAAACCACCTTGAGCTTTTTCTACAGCATTTGCTGCTATATCTGCAGCATCTGATCTATCTGTTTGAGTATAAACACCATATACTCTAGCACCGCTGTTTTTATAGTCTAAATGCACATCATACATATTAGTAGTAGAGCTTTTTCCGTTTACTGATGGTGCAGTGTATGCAGAAGCACCAACTAAAAGACCGTTGATGCCGGTGTAGTCAACTCTTGCAACGAAAGCCATGTTCGCATCTGTCTGTTTAAATGAGCCGCCACGACCGCTTCTTAACCATGAAGACCCAGTAACACCTGTTTGTAAAGCACTTACTGCTGCAAATTTATATGATAAGTTATCGATAATATCACCATAAACCATAGCACCACTCTCATGCCAAGTAGAAGGTATTAGGTTTTTTGACGTATTTGGTCTTTGAACAGTAGTAAATAGTGTCGGCTCATGTCTCTCATTTATAAGACCCATAGGCATTAGCATATTACCAACTCTGATGTTCGCATGTTTGTTTATAAGAAAGTCAAGATACATAAACTCAACTATAACTTCACCACCCTCAGCAGTACCTCCGTTGTTTGCTACACCACCGTGTTCAAACTCGATTTCTGTATTTAAGATGATGTTATCACTAAACTTATAACCTATATATGGAACAAATCTATATACATCTAAAGTCGTTTTATCTGCATTATTATTTGTTTTTGCATCTGAGTAATACATCTCTCCGTAACCACCAATACTTAAAGGAGATTTTGAGTAGTAAACTTTAGAAGCTGCAGCTCCAAGACCACTATGAGATTTTTCACTGTTAACTGTAGTATAGTTAAATCCTGTTTTTAAGTCACTTGTCTCATCAACTAAAGTTTGCGTCATTTCACGAAGTTCTTTAACTTCTTGCTTAAGAGCTTTAATATCCGCTGATTCACTTGCGTATGCAGTGCTGCCTAGTAGTAAAAATGCACTTAGTGCTAATGTTGTGTTTATCGTTTTCATTTGTTTTCCTTTTGGTAATGATATTTGTTATCATTAAGTTATAACTGAATTGTAACTCAATTATTCTTAAATGAATATAAAAATGATAATTATTATTAATAAGAATTAGTGAGAATAAAAAGGCTTAATAATAAATTAGCTATAATAAGTAAAAAAATATAGAGAGAATATGAGAGAAATATTTAATAGATTAGAAGACGACGTTAAAGTGATAACTGAAGTGAATATCGAGGCTACAGACTCTAAAGAGATGAATCCATGGTTATTTAGTGTATTTATAAAGTATGATGATTTAGAAGCCAATGAAGAAAGCTATGAAGAATTCTTAGAGACTAAAGAGTCTCTTATCATAGCATTAGAACATCAGGATAGAGCAGTTTATGTTGGAAGCAGAGTGCTTGATGGCTGGAATGAGCTTTACTTCTATGCTTATGATTCTAAAAAACTAGATGCAATTGCTAGTAAAATACTGACTCCTTCAAACTATGTTTATGAAAGTAATGTAGTTAGAGACACTAAATGGGGCTTTTATGAGACTCAGCTTTTTCCAACAGAGTTAGAGTTTTGTCATATTCAAAGTGCAAAGATTATCTTTTTACTAGAAGAAGAGGATGAAGACTTAACTATAGAGAGAGATGTTGAGCATTATGTGTCATTTGAGACACCTACTCAGAAAAATAGATTTATTAATACACTAGATCTTGATGGTTTTAGTTTCAAGGATGAGATAAGCTCTGAAGAGTTTGAACATGGTGTAGCTCTCGTGAAAACTCATGCCGTAACTGAAGATGTTGTAACAAAAGTTGTTGAAGAGCTTTTTGCAAAGGTTAAAGAGGACCATGGTTACTACGAAAGTTGGAGTACAACTTTAGTTTCGCAAGAACTAGAAGAGAGATCTAAATGAAAGAATGTTCAAATCGTAGAGTAGTAAACTACTTAATAGTTGTTTTTTTAAATGCTTTTACAGATTTGGGACATAAAATAATCATACAAAATACTATTTTCAAAGTCTATGATGGTGAGATGCAGATAGTACTTACGGCAATCGTAAATGCTCTTATTCTACTTCCATTTATCCTAGTCTTTTCACCTTCTGGGTTTTTAGCTGATAAGTTTGCTAAGAACCTTATCATGAAACATGCATCTGCACTTGCAGTTGTTTTGACACTTCTAATTACTTTTTCATACTATCAAGGCTGGTTTTTTACTGCATTTGCTATGACATTCATGCTCGCTCTTCAAAGTGCTATCTACGGTCCTGCTAAGTATGGGTATATTAAAGAGCTTGTAGGTGTAAAGTTTATCAGCTTCGGTAATGGTGCAGTTCAAGCAGTTACAACAGTAGCTATTCTTAGTGGTATTATCTTTTATACAGTTTTATTTGAAATAGCTTTAGCGGATAATTTTACAACCAAAGAGGATGTTCTTCAGGTCATAGCTCCTATAGGATGGTTGTTGGTCTTAGGTTCTACTATTGAGTGGTTTTTAGCTTCAAAACTACCAAACAAGATGATAGAAGCGAGTCAGAAAAAGTTTATCTTTAAGAGATATATTCAGGGTAAATACCTGCAAAAAAATCTTAAAACAGTTACAAGAAAAAAAGAGATATTTGAGGCTATCTTGGGACTTAGCCTTTTTTGGTCTATCTCTCAGGTAGTGCTGGCTATTTTTGGAGAGTATGCAAAGAGTGAGCTTGGCATCACAAATGCTATCTATGTTCAAGGTGCTATGGCTATGGCAGGTTTTGGTATTGTTACTGGATCTATTATGGCAGCTTCATATTCCAAGTACTATGTAAATAGTGGTGTGGCTACTGTAGGTGCTATTGGTATGACAATAATTGTTTTTATTATTCCTACAAGTGAGTCAATGATAACACTTACAGTTCTCTTTGCTTTTTTTGGAATCTTCTCAGGTTTTATTATGGTTCCTCTAAACTCTCTTATACAACTTCGTGCTCCAAGAGTACACCTTGGAGTTATACTCGCAGGAAACAACTTTATACAAAATATTTTTATGGTCTCATTTTTAGTTCTTACAACTATATTTGCTTACTTTGGAACAAATGCAGTCGCTCTGTTTTATCTTATGGGACTTGTTGGGATATATCTGAGTTTCATCCTCTTTAAGAGATATTTTGTTCTATCTTTTTGGGCATTTGTAGAGATGATACTCAAAATGAGATATAACTTTCACTATGTGGGACTTGAATATATCCCTGCATCTGAAGGTGTTCTGCTTCTAGGGAATCATGTAAGCTGGGTAGACTGGGCAATAATTCAGATACCTATAAAAAGACGTCTTAACTTTATGGTTGATAAAGATATTTATAACTGGAAATTATTTAACAAAGCGCTTAAAAAAGGCGAGGCAATTCCAATCTCTAAAAAAGCTTCAAAAGATGCTTTCGCAGAAGCTTCACAACGACTAAAAAATGGTAAAATTGTGGCTTTATTTCCAGAGGGGCAAATTAGCCCTGATGGAGAGACTGGAAAGTTTTACAAGGGATATGAACTTATCTCAAGTGACTATGACGGAAAGATAGCTACTTTTTTCATAGATGGGATGAATGGAAGTATGTTTTCTAAGACTAGAGATTTTAATCTTTTTAGCAGAAGAGATGTAACAGTATACTTCTCAAAGCCAGTACATAGGGAAACAAAAACTCAAGAAATAAGAGAAATTATTACAAATTTAAAGGGTAAACATGAAACTAAACAAGCCTAAGCATTCACTTTTTAGAAATGGGATGTATGCTGTAGAAGGTTTTATAGATATAACAAAAAATGAGACATCATTTAAGTGGCAGCTACTTATGCTAAGTGTTATGGGAATAGTAGCATGGAACTTGCCTATTGACTTTGGGCATGCTAGCATCTTGTTTATATCTCTATTTATACCTGTTTTAGCAGAAGTAACAAACAGTTCAATAGAAAGAGTCGTTGATTTAGTGACTAGTGACTATCATATTCTGGCAAAACAGGCAAAAGATGCAGGTGCGACTTTAGTTCTTTTAAGTCTTATAGTAACATCTCTAATTTGGATCTCTGTTTTAGCAGTGGCATTTAACTTAGTATAGGCAAACCATGAAAATATTACTCATCCTAGCTCTTATTTTTGGTGTTGTTCTTGGACAAGATAGACCAAAAATAGCACTTGTACTTAGTGGTGGTGGAGCTAGAGGTGGAGCACATGTTGGTGTTTTAAAAGTTTTAGAAGAGAATAAGATACCGGTAGATATCATTGTTGGAACAAGTATGGGCTCATTTGTTGGTGGACTCTATGCATCTGGCAGATCAGCTGATGATATAGAGCAGATGCTGGTATCTAGTGATTGGAAAAACTACATTAGAACAGACTTTGACCGTGCTGACACTCCAATGAGAGTTAAAGAAGTTGAATATATATATCAAGGTAGACTTGGACTCGGTATAGACTCGAAAAACAGTATAGTTCTGCCTACTGGTGTATTAAAAAGACAACCTCTGCTTTTAAAGTTTATGGCTGAAACACAACATGCTCAAAATATCATAGATTTTGATGACTTGGCAATTCCTTTTCGTGCAGTGGCGACTAATATAGCCAATGGTGACCCTGTTGTCTTAAAGTCAGGATCTCTTGCAAAAGCAATCTACGCTTCTAGCTCTATTCCAGGTGGACTTCAGCCAATAAATATAGATGGCATAGACCTTGTAGATGGTGGAGTTAGTGATAACTTACCTGTGCAGTTAGCTAAAGATATGGGTGCAGATATCATCATAGCTGTAGATGTTAGTGAAAACTTTGATGAAAAAATAGATGTTAATTCTTACTTCGTTGTTTTAGGACAGATGGTAAATATACTCATGAGAAAAAATGCCAATGAATCAATTCTAAAACTTAGTGATAAAGATATCTTACTTACTCCTGATTTAACAGACTTTTCAGGGCTTGATGCCGATAAATATGCTTCTATCATACAAAAGGGCGCTGATGTTACTCGAAATGCGTATGATTCTAAGCTAAAGCATCTATCTATAAGTAATGCAGATTATGAGGAGTATAAAAAGAAGTATAGAGTTTTAAAAGAGTTTAGCGCACCTATCATTGACGCAATTGAAATAGATAATCCAACATACATTAGCAATGAGTCAATTCTCAGAAGAATTAAAATCAAGGTTGGGGATAGATTAGATGAAAATGTATTAAGAGCAAATCTTATGCATATTTATAATATGACAATCTTTGATAGCGTTGAGTATACTCTTAAAAAAGTTGAGGGAAAAAATATACTTGTTATCACTACTACACCTAGTTGGAATAATCATGGTGAAATGAGGTTTGCTATAGGCGTAGAAGATGATTTTAAAGGGCATTCGTCTTACTCATTAAAAGCTGGATACACTATGTTTGGCTTAAACAGCTATGGTGGAGAGTGGAAGAATGATATTGAAATAGGAAGACGTCAACGTGCATATACTGAGATCTTTCAGCCATTGGATACAATGCAGAGATACTATCTAAGACCATCTCTTGTTTATGATAATGTTATTGAATTTGTTCCTTATGGCAGTGGTACTGTAGAGCTTGAGACTAAAAGATATGGAACTTCACTTGGCATTGGCGCACATGTAACAACAGACTATGAGTTTGAAGTAGGCGCTGGTGCTTTTAAAGATTCACTAGAAGTTTCTATCGTTAGTGGTTCTTATGCAAAATACCAAGCTAGACCTATTTATGCTTCTTTTTTAGTGGATAATCTAGATAATCTGAATTTCCCAAACACTGGTCTAAAGTCTATGCTAAAATGGACAAAGGAAATGAAAGAGTTAGGTAGTGATTATGAGCATGAGAAAATCTATTTTGACATAGAAAAACCTATCACTTTTAACAGTCACAATATTACTACTTATCTGCAATTTGGTACAACTTACAATAACAACAATGATAAGAGCACTCTTAACTTAAATGACAAGTTTATTCTTGGCGGACTCTTTAATATGTCTGCCTATAAACCATACTCAATAGTTGGAAATCATATGGCACTAGGAGTTGTAAAGTATAGATATCAGTTAAAAGATGGAGGATTTTTTGGGACACTGGATGCCCCATTATATACAGGATTTAGTTTAGAAATAGGAGACGCGTGGGATGATGGTATTCATAGGAATATCAATGATCTTAAAAAGTCGGTTAGTGTTTATGTAGCAGCAGACACTTTTTTAGGGCCATTTTATTTGGCCTACGCATCTTCAGAAGATGGCGAAAACTCATTTTATTTATATTTAGGAGAAAAATTTTAATGAAAACAACTTTAATTATTGGTGCAGGCGGTGTTAGCCGCGTAGTAGTGCATAAATGTGTACAAAACGTAGATGTATTTGGAAAAATAGTACTGGCAAGCAGAAGTATTGGTAGATGTGAAGTTATCAAAAGTGATTTACCAGATGCTGATATTGAGATAACAACAGTAGATGCTGATGTAACTGATGAAGTGATAAAGCTGATTAAATCATGTAATGCAGATATCGTTATAAATGTTGCTCTTCCATACCAAGACTTAACGATTATGGATGCTTGTATTGCTACAAAGACACCGTATTTAGATACTGCGAACTATGAGCATCCTGATGAAGCAAAGTTTGAATACAAGCTTCAGTGGGAGAGAGATGCTAAGTTCAAAGAAGCTGGAATTATGGGACTTCTTGGAAGTGGTTTTGACCCGGGTGCTACAAATGTATTTTGTGCGTATGCACAAAAACACTACTTTGATGAAATTCATACAATTGACATTTTGGATTGTAATGCCGGTGATCACGGTTACGCATTTGCAACAAACTTTAACCCTGAGATCAATCTCCGTGAAGTATCTGCAAAAGGTCGTTACTGGGAAAATGGTGTATGGATAGAAACTGAGCCAATGGAGATTATGCAAGTTTGGGATTACCCAGAAGTAGGGCCTAAAGACTCATACCTTCTTTACCATGAAGAGATGGAATCACTTGTAAAACACATCAAAGGTCTAAAGCGTATTAGATTTTTTATGACATTTGGTCAGAGTTACCTGACTCACATGAAGTGTTTAGAAAATGTTGGAATGCTAGGGATTGAACCGGTTGAACACAAGGGAATGAAAATTATTCCAATGGAGTTTTTAAAGACTCTTCTTCCAGACCCAGCATCTCTAGGACCTAGAACTACTGGTAAAACAAATATCGGAATTGTTGCTGAGGGTATCAAAGACGGTGTTAAAAAGAAAATCTACATCTACCAAGTAAAAGACCATGAAGATTGTTACGCAGAGACTAACTCACAAGGTGTTTCTTACTCTACAGGTGTCCCTGCAATGATAGGTGCTAAACTTATGTTACAAGGTAAGTGGAGTGGTACTGGCGTGTTTAACATGGAACAAATGGATCCAGATGCATTTATGGATGAGATGAATACTCAAGGTCTTCCTTGGGAGATAAAAGAGCTAGAAGTATAAGATGAACTTCAAGGCCATAGTGCAGAGAGTAGAATCACTTCCTCCACTCTCAAATGCTACTGTTTTTGTTCAACAGCTATATAAAGAAGGTGCAGAGAATGTTGATATCATAAAATTGGTTCGCATTATTGAATCAGACGCATTGCTGACATTAAATATTTTAAAAATGATAAATGCACCGATTTACGGATTTTCTCGAAAGATAGCATCTGTAGCTCAGGCTGTTACGCTCTTTGGCACAGAGATAATCTATGGTCTTGTGATGAACTACTCAATTATGGAAGCTTTAAAAGCAAATACATCTTCTTATGGCGTAACAAGTGCTGAGTTTAATGATGTTTGTCATCTTCAAAGTGCTTTGATGCTTCAGTGGTACTCAAAAGTAGACCTTAGACATTCTCAGTTCTTAGCTCCGTTAGCACTTGTTATGGAAGCTGGAAAACTGATACTTGTTCGTGAGATTGAAGCTAGTGACTATGTAAAAGATTTTAAAAATGGTCTTAAAGAGTGCAGTAGTATAGAAGTGTATGAACACTCTATGTTTGATACTACCTCATACTACATTACAGCTCTGCTGTTTGAGCACTGGAACCTTGAACCATTATATGTAGATATGTTAAAAGGGCTTGACTTTGACAATAATGAAGGCTTTAAAATGGAATACTACATAAATACTCTTCATGTAGTTAGAACGGCGGTTAATGTTAAAGAAGTACTAACAGATGCATCTATAGAGAAAGCATGTTTGTTGGTTGAAGATATGGACTTAGATAGTGATTATTTTAGACATGTCGCAAAAAGAATAAGAGCAGCTTATGAAAAATTTTGAAAATATTAAAACACCTTGTTATATATGTGAAGAAGAACTTTTAGAAAAAAATCTCAAACTGTTGGATCATGTACAAAAAGAGAGTGGGGCTAAGATAATACTTGCTCTTAAGGGTTTTGCTATGTGGAGTACATTTCCACAAGTTAAAGAGTATCTGCATGGTTGTACAGCGAGTGGGCTTCATGAAGCAAAACTCGCTTTCGAGAAGTTCGGCAAAGAAGTTCATACTTACTCTCCTGCATACAAAGATGAAGATATTGATGAGATTGCACAAATCTCTGATCATGTAGTTTTTAATTCACCAAGCCAGCTATTTAAATATAGCGATAGAGTGAAAAAAATCAATCCAGATGTTAGCATCTCGCTTAGAATAAACCCTGAACAATCAGCATCTCCAAAAGATATATACAATCCTTGTGGCATCTATAGCCGTTTAGGAACTACTCTCGCGAACTTCGATGAAGAAGTCTTAAAGCATATAAACGGACTTAACTTTCATGCTCTTTGTGAACAGGGTGCAGATGAGTTAGAAGATGTTTTAGTTGCTTTTGAGGAGAAGTTTTCT
Protein-coding regions in this window:
- the nspC gene encoding carboxynorspermidine decarboxylase translates to MKNFENIKTPCYICEEELLEKNLKLLDHVQKESGAKIILALKGFAMWSTFPQVKEYLHGCTASGLHEAKLAFEKFGKEVHTYSPAYKDEDIDEIAQISDHVVFNSPSQLFKYSDRVKKINPDVSISLRINPEQSASPKDIYNPCGIYSRLGTTLANFDEEVLKHINGLNFHALCEQGADELEDVLVAFEEKFSKYFKGLKYINFGGGHHITKKGYDVEKLIKIIKDFKSKYNVEVYLEPGEAIGWETGVLVSSVLDIVHNGMDIAILDTSAEAHMPDTLAMPYRADVRDSGEALEKEFTYRFGGNTCLAGDIMGDYSFDKVLKIGDKVIFEDQIHYTFVKNTTFNGIKLPSLAIYRKDGTLEVVKEFGYEDYRNRLS